The genomic window GGCGCTGACCAGCCGCAGATGGCGTCCGCCGCCGCTTCCTCTGCCGCTGCCCTGGACCTGCCGCTGATggagtccgccgccgccgcttcatcTGGTGCTGGGTGAGTGGCTTCTCTTCCTGCTTTTCGTTTTCGTTGTGGTGCTCGACCCGTCTTCCTTCGTTGGATGAGGAGCTAactggacgacgacgacgaacaaTACATCTCCCCTTCCTTCACGGAAGGGGCCCGGGTCGAAGGGGTCCAAGCGGAAAGGCGTGGCGACCCCGTGCCGTCGTCGCCGCCGTTGCCGCCACCATGCGCCACTCCCACGTAGTTCCTTCACGGCCGCCTCTCTTAGGACAGCGGAAGCCGCACTTGCTCAGACAACCGCGAGTCGCGACTGGCCTCGTTGATCACGTACCACGTCGCTGCAGTCAGGTGCCTGCGTTCAACGAGGAAGGCCACCATGCGCGTGACGCCGTCACTATCGGCGGGGCCGTGGGCCGTCGGGGGAACGAGGTCACCAGCGTCGACGCTTGGATTCCGGTTTCGGCGTGCGCCGCAGGGCACCAGCGTCTTCCGGCGGCATGATCTCCGGTTGGTCGAACTCCACGGGTCGTTCCACATCTCCGTATGCCGCCTGtgcaacgccgccaccgtcgCCTCCAGTGGGGTCGGAGTCCCGTCGTCCGGGCGTCGAGCCATGTGCTCTGCCTCGCTCGGCAGAGCTCCAGGCGGTTGAGCCGTTGAGGTGGCGCTTGCGTTTGCATTGGTAGTGCTTATGGGAGGTACACGACCTGTCGACCTCGGTCTCGTCCCTACAGATCGCCTCCTTCCTGGCAGACTTCCACGGTGTCCCGGGCTCCCGGCAGACCGTGTCACAATTCATGGCTACCTTGTCTACTTCCGTTCCAATGAGGCCCTCCtctccccaccaccaccaccgcatgcTTCGTTCGTCCTCATCTCAAGGAGGTGGAGCCGGCTAGCCCTGTTCATCGATTTGACAAAACCGGCTGCCGGCCCGTACCCATCCCCGGTGAAACCGTCAGCGCGGTTACGACGCGGGTTGGGTCGGACCCGTTCTGAAACCAACTAAAACTGGGACATGCCACCCGGTTTGTGGGTTCAACCTGCCACAAGAAGAAGACGATAGGAAAAGAGGGGGGGAAAGAGAGAGgacggtggcggtgaagatggcaAGCGATTGCGGCGGCGGCATCGCCATCGCCGGGCCCTTGAGGTGGAATTGGTGCTAGGTTAAGGTGGGGCCAGAGATGCAAGAAGCTGCGACCCCTCTCTCCGTGCACCTCGAAGGCTCGATCCAAGTAGAGCAGGGCTCGCTGTAGCGCCTCGCCATGGATCTTGAAGGCAAAATCCGACACATCCTTCCTCTTAGACTGGTCTCAATTGTTTATTAGTTATTACCCAGATTTGCTTTCTTGTTCCGTGATTTGCCTTCAACCATAACCCtagatcatatatatatatatatatatatatatatatatatatatatatatatatatatatatgagcccATAGAGTCGCATTCTGATTTTGGTTGTGCAACCTGTATTTTAGTATACAACAAGGGGGAATTGGCTATACTGTGAATCCAGGCATATGTGAATTCAGGTgccagctgcagctgcagctacagcGACAGCAATGAAAGCTGAAGCTATAATCTGTAAGCCCACGGAGCCACAAAACCTTAACTAGTTGAAGTAGTAATTTATACTGTGCAGGGCTAGCTTTTAGTGTATTTTATATGTTTGTTCGGCAGAAGAAAAGAGACAAAAGAAATTAGGTGATTATTTTTATTAGTTTTGCTTGCCTTTGCATCTGTTACATAGTTTGGCTAACCAAATACAGCTAAAAGTCTTGAAATAATGCTTAACCTGAACTATTTTAATCTATCCCAAAGAAATTACTGAAGATGAATGATAAGGGTAAGATGTGGTCTTTTATGTGTGTCAAAGTTGCTAATGACATTCCATAACTTTTTATGAAGAGTTTCTATCAAAGGCCAGCATCGATAGCCAAAATCATATTTGTATCTCCCTTTTCCTACAGGTGGTCTATTTGTTCTTTGTCAAACCTATGTATTTAATCTATTTAGATTATGTGGCCTACTGATCTTCAAATTTGCTTTGAATTTGGGCACCCCTTTTCTTTTGGCATGAGTGTAAACTAGATAGCTAGTGCTGCTAAGAGATGATTATTACCATGTGTTGCTTTGCAGCTCTTGTAAAATTGGTTTCTTGTGCTTGATCATTATTCATTTTACCTAATAAGTGTGGAAAGTGAAACTAAGTTTCATGATTGATTTCACCACTTGTTTCTCCTCCCTACCCTTTGGAACATTTCACTGGTTGTTTCTCAATTCTCCTCCCAGTTTTGTTGCAGATATCACTAAATTTTAAGCATAGCATTTTCATGCATGTCAAAACTGAAGGGAGAGCTGCAGGTTTCACTGAGTTTAGGGCACCAAAGGATTCAACATTGAAGAGATTCACATAACACTTGACAATTGTATCATCATAATTGAGGCGATGCTCGTCTAAATTGTTTAGAGTGTTGAATGTGGGACAATCAAGAAATATTCCCTGTTTTGGTCCACATCTCACAGGGTTCTGAGCAATGTGACTTCACTTCGTAGACCTTGTATAATTTGCAATCACCTGTACATGATGTGATGGGTTCAGCTCTCACGGTGTTTACTTGAGCATGGATTAGTCTTGGTTTCCTTGTAGTTCATCAAGTTCATTTGTCTTGGGAGTTCATATTAATTTGGTTCGTGAACTTAGCAGTTCCatttctttattttttatttagtTCAGGAGTTGCAatgtttttattaaattaaactgCCGGTGGATTCAGTATATTTTTATCACAAACTACTTGGGCAGACTGTCTTATGACACAGGCTAGTGGCTTAGCTTTGTGTGACTTAGCGCCAGCCGCCGGCCATGGCATGGCTAACCCATGTCAAAACCACAAAACCGGTACTGACCAGCCCAAACCATCGAATAGAAAATCAGCCACCAACCCGTGAAACCCTGACCAACCCGAACCAATTTATGGTCACGCGGCTTGGGTCCAAAACCCAGCCAAACCCGCTTAAACCAACCCATGAACAGGGCTAGCGCCGGCAGTCCATGGGAAAATTTGAGGCAATGAAGTTTCGGGTTTTGGTAAAGTTGTGTGGCATCTATGCGCATGATTGGTTGATCATGACGGCGCAAGAGGTGTTGGGGATGTCCTGCGCGACGCTCGAGCCTACGCGGTGTACGGTTCGATGGGAAGACCTTAAGAGCTTCGTGGTGGTGGTCTAGTGTGTGCACCTTGATCTAATCCGGCCCGGCCACACATTTTGTTGCAAATTAGACCATTTGGTTCAGACCTTATATTTTTTAGTATAAAACACGATCTTATACTGTTAATTAATCTCATAGCTTTTCTTGTAGGGGTCATGTCTTAAGGAGGCTGTTTGATGACCAAGCTCTACAAGACCTTGTGACTCAGCGTGATTGGGCTAATGTTGAAAAACAACTAAAGGCACTAATTTCTGATGTGGGTGTAGATGAGGATCATGTGAAGCTGCATCCGTCCCTTTTCATCATTGTGTATCAGGAGTGGATAGCTGACCATATCGAGAAGCAAGAGCACGGAGCTGCATTGAAGATATTCATCGATAAAGTCGCTATCCTCTATCAGATGAAGGGTGAATTTGTGAATGAAACTGATCTGAAATTACAAATCAACAGCTTGCACGAAATCGCCAAGTAAGTTAATCATCGATAAAAAAACATTTTAAATAATTTTATTTAGTTACATTTTGATGATCTCATCTTTAATTGTAGTCTCAACGCTACAGCCAAGGCTACTCCAGCTGAGGCCATCCAGGACAAACTGAGTGACTATGTGTACCTGTACTTTGCTGATCTCCCTGGGTATGTTACCTCTGAATAAGATCTCTCTTGCACAGCTTCTTGTTAGATACTGGTAAACCCAATTAAATACAAGGAAATTCCTTTGTTGGACATTGCATGGTGTCTTGGACAATCTGAATTGCTGTATTCTCACAATGGATAGGCACCACAGAATATTTGTTCAGATTTGTATGCAAACCAGAGGCTGCACCAAACGGTGCAAAATTTCCCGAGCAAGGGCCAATTGAGTTTTAATATGCCCCACTTCCTTTTGGCTCCATGATTGTAAATCTCTTGTTAGCCTTTTCAGTTTCAGTGAAATTCTCTCAAAAGGACATGTCGTGGAAACTGGTTTGGTCCAAGAATCAGCCACCACATCATGGAATCAGGAAGTTTATTGGTCCAAAAACTCTCAAAAATGGAACCTCTTCTTTGCTTGCACCCCATCATTGAGCCTCAACACCAAGGGACAGTGATCAGAAATCTGTGTTGCCTGACTTTGTAGGATGCAGTTAGGCTGAATCATAGAATTAGTAAAACAATAATTTTTATGTTGTCATATTGAACAACCTTACGCATTGATATGATTTATGATTTATCACTATTGTAGGCCTGACAAACAAGCTGACCGTCGTCACAGTCACCTATGGCGGTTTGCTAAAACGATAGAGAAGCCACCTGGTCAGAAGGATCCCAACTTTAGGTGTCTCGCTTGTGGAGCCCCTTTCAGGAACTGCACAATTTCTAAGATGAGAGATCACTTAGACACTAGAACCAGCGGAAGAACTTGCCCAAAGCTAACGAGAAATATGCAGCTCCGTTTCAAAGAAGGTGAAATCCAAAAGGGAAAGACAGGCCCAAAGCATCATGGTGAGGGTGGTACATGTTTTTTCACTGATATTATTACTAGCTTGTTAAAAATCGAATCAGTTATCATTTTTTACACGTGTCTAGGTCCTGATGAGAGATCTACCCAATCAAGACATGCGAAGGTCGGGAAAACTGGTAAACAAAACATTGCAATACAAGACAACCCACCAGCGGCTGAGGAAGGACCTGAAAATTTCCTCGTGGCTAAACTGGTAATACAAGTACATCCTCTCCCTCACACACAATAAATTAATTTCTTTTTAAGAAACAATATAAATTAATTTTGATCAAAGGTGTGCCAaacatttatgacatcaaattagtatTACTATTACGTCCACCATGTAATATATTACTGAAGTTTGTATTTGATGGCTACAGCCGACAGAAATTACCTATTTTGCATGCTCACCTTATATATTTTCTAATAGATACGCATATAGATGTTTCAAAATCCCATTTCGGTTGTGATTAACTTATCCTCCATGTGTCTTCAATAGGCATGGGTTGACACCTTAGCTTAAATTTGTAGCCTGTCTTGTGACGTCATGAGTCTTGATTTTGACTTCCATTTTTTCGTGTATATTCCGGTGCTGGTCTTTGAACTTGTCATTCAACGTCACGAATCTAGATTTTATGGAGGCTTCAATTTTACATTTCTGCAGAGGAATAAAACCAGCTGCAAGTTTTATCTATGGCAAGGATTTTATACCTATGCAATTTTGCAAGTTTTATATATGGCTGCATGGAAGTTTTCAATTATCAATAGTAATATAAGATAGGTGTTGATACTCGATACAATCCTCTTTAaaattagttgatcaaatttcattttattacaattctagaagttgatttattttgagaTTATTAAATATATAACATGACCGTTTTTTTCATGTTTCCTTATGTATTGCCATTGGCAATTATTTACATAGCTGCAAATTCATAATTACAGGTTGAGGCCATTCATGCCAGTGCCGTGAGCCTGCATATCGTGTCTGCGGGTAAACCCTTGGAACCAAAAGTCGAGGAAAAGTTGAGGGCTGCTAGAGACCTCCTGGGTGAGGTACTTGTCAGCGACTCTGCTGGTGCTCCGCCTGACGCTTAACCGGTATCTGGGCCATTGCCGGATGGGCTACAG from Miscanthus floridulus cultivar M001 chromosome 11, ASM1932011v1, whole genome shotgun sequence includes these protein-coding regions:
- the LOC136494672 gene encoding uncharacterized protein yields the protein MKGEFVNETDLKLQINSLHEIANLNATAKATPAEAIQDKLSDYVYLYFADLPGPDKQADRRHSHLWRFAKTIEKPPGQKDPNFRCLACGAPFRNCTISKMRDHLDTRTSGRTCPKLTRNMQLRFKEGEIQKGKTGPKHHGPDERSTQSRHAKVGKTGKQNIAIQDNPPAAEEGPENFLVAKLVEAIHASAVSLHIVSAGKPLEPKVEEKLRAARDLLGEVLVSDSAGAPPDA